The nucleotide window GATCGACGATACTGTATCGATATGCAGGAAGATTTTCGGGGCCAGGCCCTGAAACGAATAATTTATCCCTGAACAGATAAGGGAAAGGAGGTTTTAATGCCGTTAACAAAAGAGGAAATCAAGGGATTAGGAAAGAAGGCGTGGGATATCAGGAAACTGATAGTTGAAACCACATTTACCTGCGGCGGGTCACATCTCGGCGGATCACTTTCACAGACGGATGTTCTTGTCGCCCTGTACTGGAAGTACATGAACATCGATCCGTCAAATCCGGCATGGGAAGACCGGGACAGGTTCATTCTCAGCAAAGGTCACGGCGGGGTAGGCTGGGCGGCGGTCCTTGGCGAGAAGGGGTATTTTGACAAGGACCTCCTGAAGAACTTCAACAAGACCGGTTCTCCTTTCGGAATGCACCTTGATTCCCTTAAAGTTAAGGGTTGTGACGCATCCACGGGTTCACTCGGACACGGGCTGGCAATAGCGGTAGGTCTGGCAATCGGCGCCAAGATGAAAAAAAAGTCTTACAGAACTTACTGCATGGTCGGAGACGGTGAACTCTGTGAAGGCACCAACTGGGAAGCGGCAATTATTGCCACGCATCATAAACTCGACAATCTGACACTCTTTGTTGACCGCAATAAGTTCATGATTGACGGCCCGACAGAAGATATAACCTCACTTGAACCGATAGACGCCAAGTTCCAGGCATTCGGCTGGGAGACTATAACGATAGACGGTCATGATTTCGCTCAGATCGGCGATGCAATCGAAAAAGCCCAGGCGAACAAAGGAAAGCCTACCGTAATTATCTGCAATACGATAAAGGGCAAAGGGGTTGAACTATTTGAAAACAAATCCCAGTGGCATTACGGCGGAATCAACAGCGACCTTAAAGAACAGGCTCTCGCATGCCTGGACAAGTTCTATTGCGAATTATAAGGATTAGGAGGTAAATCATGGCTGAAGGTATGAGCTGGTCAGTAACTGATGGTGACAAATTAACACAGGCGGAAATATACGGCGAAGTTCTCGCACAGCTTGGAGATAAATATTCAAACATAGTGGCAATTACTGCGGACCTTGCAAGCTCCACAAAGATTGGACGATTCGGTAAAAAATTTCCTGCACAGTTTATCAATGTAGGCATCGCCGAAAACACCATGTTCGGCATGGCGGCAGGCCTTGCACAGTCAGGCATGTTGCCGGTTGTATCTACGATGGCTGCTTTCGCATCGCTCAGGAGCGCAGAGCAGGTAAGGACCGACATCTGCTATCAGAAGCTCAATGTCAAAATAATAGCAACACATGCGGGCATTTCATTCGGGCAGGCAGGTTCGACTCACCACTGCACGGAAGACCTTGCAGTGATGCGCTCTTTTCCGAACATGACGGTTATCGCACCTGCCGACGGTTTTGAGACGGGTAATGCGGTTGTTGCGGCAATGGAGATTGACGGCCCTGTTTATATAAGGATTGGCCGTGGTTTTGAACCTCCTGTCTACAAGACTCAGGACTATGATTACAAGATAGGCAAGGCGATCAAGATGAGGGACGGCAAGGACATCACCCTTATCGCCTGCGGAGTCGGGGTGCTTCAGAGCATGAGGGCCGCCGAGGTATTGAAGTCCCAGGGGCTTGAGGCAAGGGTTATCAACATGCATACGATAAAGCCGATAGACAAGGATGCGATTCTTGAGGCTGTCACGGAAACGCGGCGCATAATAACGGTAGAGGATCACAGCATCATGGGTGGTCTGGGTTCAGCTGTCGCTGAAGTCATAGTCGAAAGCGGCAAGGCCTGCGCTTTCAAACGTCTGGGAGTACCCGATGTTTTCGCAATAGTCGGCTACCCGGAGGACCTCTACCATTACTACAAGTTCGATGCCGACGGAATAGTCGAGACGGTCGGCGCCCTTCTCAAGATGGAAATCGAAGAGGATGAGAACTGGGAAGACGAGGCATAAAGGAGAACTCATATGGCAGATAAAGTAATGCTGACAAACCGGATTGTACTCCGGTCTATCATGCCCTTGTTCAAGGTTCTTTATGAAGCCGACTACATGTCAGTGAGGAAGCTCCTTGGAAAATATGACGGCGTGATCCAGTTCTGCATCAAAGGGACTGATACCGGTGCGTACCTGGAATTTAAAAACGGAGGCCTGGAAGTGCTTCAGGGTATTCATCCTAATCCAGATGTGGTTCTTCCATTCAAACACGCCGCAGGCATGAACGCGCTTTTCACGGGCGGGGTTCCTGCTTTCGGCGGATTTCCTAAAGGGCTTTACAAGATAACCCTTGTCGGAAAGCTCCTTTTACTGATGCTCGGACTGCTCCTTCTGATGCCGAACGTCAATCCGAAAGAGCCTGCAAAGCGTGAACTCAAGGTGAAGATGATCATGTACATGATTACGAACGCTCTTTCTCAGCTTAACAAGGGCGGAGACGAGGACATGATGGTCTGGACAGGCAAGCAGCCCGACAGGATATATCAGATGTCGGTCGACCCGGATGGTCCTGCGGCATATCTCAGGATAAAGGGCGGAAAGACAAAGGCCGGCCACGGCAAGTATACGCGCAAGGCCCCGTTTGTCCATATGCGTTTTAACGGCATAGAAGGCGCCTACAAAGTGCTCGGTGAAAGCAAGGATACCGTCAGTGCAACATCAGACGGCGACATCAAGCTCGAAGGCTCACCGGAATATGCAGGTGTTATGGGCAGCTTCATGATGCGCATACAGGACATGCTGATGCCCCCGAAAAAATAGAAGGACCGGAAAAAGAGACTTAAGAAAACTTACTGGATTAAAAAAAAGAAAGGCCTCAACAGTTTCCTGTTGAGGCCTTTTTCATTATTCACTTCTCAGCCGGTAAGCTATATTTACTAGTTATTACTAATTCATCGGGCCGCACTGGCTCAGGACGACATCATAATAAAATATCTTGCAGCCCTCGATGAATGATCGGGGGGCATATCGCTTGGTGTTGTCGAGCTTCATAAGATCATAAATATTGTTTTCAGTTTTCAGGTAGAGCTTGTTCGATCCGGTCATGTTTTTAATGAGTCTTGCGTCAATGCCGTAATAGACGATTTTTTTATTGAAAGACTGCATCTCGTAAACATCGGCATTGGGGGTTACTGGAGAATTCTGGGCGTTGGACAACAGGTATTTGCCTTTTGCCCCGCTTGTTGATGAGTCAACGATGTTGAGCGGGATTGTTGTGTCGTCGATAACGACGGCAAGTGTTGAAGGTGTTCGGAAAACATTCTTTGAATATCCGGATGAGACCAGCATGAGATAATATCTGCACGATGGGAGTTTGGGCGCCTTGTCCAGCACGCTGTCGCCGTAGAGCTTGTAGTTGCTCAGTCTCAGTATGATATCCGGATAGTCCGCGATGTACAAATCTCCGGTGCAGTATCTTCCGCCCCATGCCTTGTAGATATCAGCATTTTCGGCATTATTCAGGATGCTCAGGGGCATGGAGCACCCCGCCTGCAGGATAAGGGCAAACAATATTACGATGATTTTGGAGGGTATCTTCATACCGGTTATTTATAGGCATATGAGAAAAATGTCATGGTTTTTTTATGGAAAAATCTGAATAAGGTATTTGTCTTGTGTACAGAATATTGGTGCAGAAGAATTCCGATACCGAATATTTAGTCCAAATGAACTCTGATCATAAGCTGTTAATGATTTTTAACTGCAGGTTTAAAGCATTTCAGCCGATGTAGTATCTAATGCAGGTTTTCAGGAGTCAGATGTGTGCGGTGTAGCGGGAATATATAAACCGACAGGTTTCACGATTGAGAACATCGAAAGGATGCTCTCAACAATGAACCACCGGGGGCCGGACGAATACGGCACATGGGCGGGCGATGAGCTGATGCTCGGCCACAAGAGGCTTTCAATTATCGGCGTATCCTCCGGCAGGCAGCCTCTGTCCAATAATGACGGCAGCGTCGTGGTTTCGGCGAACGGCGAGATATTCAATTACATTGAACTTCGCGAAGAACTCATCAAAAAGGGCCACGTCTTCCGCACAGACTGTGATATCGAACTCATACCGCATCTTTACGATGAATACGGCCTCGCAATGTTCGAGCATATGAACGGCCAGTTCGCATTCGCCTTATGGGATGCAAAGAACAGGCGGCTTATCCTTGCCCGCGACAGGTTCGGCATAGCTCCGCTCTTCTATGCATGGAAAAATGACAGCCTGATCTTTTCATCGGAGATAAAGGCAATGCTTCCGGTTCTCGGGAAATTGAGCCTCGATTATATGGGGCTTTCGCAGGTATTCACGTTCTGGAACACGGTCGCGCCCCGCACTGTCTTTGAAGGTGTAAGCCAATTAAGGCCCGGCGAATTCATGGTCGTGGATTCATCCGGAGTAAAGAAGCAAATATACTGGGACCTCGAATTTCCCGATGCGAGCGAGCATGACATCAGGGATGAAAAAAAGGCGATAGATGGCATACGCGAACTGCTTGACTATTCAGCGTTAATAAGACTGAGGGCCGACGTGCCGGTCGGTGCATATCTGAGCGGCGGGCTCGATTCCAGCATACTCTGCCTTCTTGTGAGAAAACATGCACAGCACATGGAGACGTTTTCGGTAAGCTTCGCCGACTCCGCATACGACGAGGCGCCGTTTCAGGAGATGATGGGCAGGGCGCTCGGCACGAACCACCATGTCGAAAGGATAGGCTACCCGGATATCGGAAATGTCTTCGAAGATGTCATCTGGCATGCCGAGACTCCAGTGCTTCGCTCTGCGCCTGCACCCATGCACCGCCTTTCTGGTCTCACCAGAAACCACGGGATAAAGGTGGTACTGACGGGAGAAGGATCGGACGAGCTTTTCGGCGGCTACGACATCTTCAAGGAAAACAGGATACGCCGCTTCTGGTCGAAATTTCCCGACTCGAAATTAAGACCGCAGCTCCTTTTCAGGCTCTACCCGTATTCGCCTGTACAGATGAAGCGCTCGGGTGCAATGCTAATATCGTTTTATAAAAAGGACATAGCCGAGACCTCGCATTTCGGGTATTCGCATCTTCCCACATGGAGGAATACAGCAGGGATACAGTCATATTTTACAGACGAGGTCAGATACGCACTTCTTGATTACAGTCCGGTAGATGAGCTTGAGGCGCTGATTCCGGATAATTTTTACCGCTGGCATCCGCTCAACCAGGCGCAGTATCTGGAAATAAAACTTCTGCTCGCAGGCTATCTCCTGTGCTCTCAGGGCGAGCGCATGACAATGGCGCACAGCGTGGAAGGCAGATACCCGTTCCTTGACCATAATGTGGCTGAATTCGCCAACAGGATTGACCCGAAGCTCAAGCTAAAAGGATTGACGGAAAAGTATATCCTGAAGAAGGCTTTCATGGACGAGCTGCCGCGCGAGATATTTATGCGCACAAAGCAGCCCTATGGTGCACCGAACAAGGAAGGTTTCTTTGCAGATGGAAAACCCCGTGAGAATGTTGCGCAATATCTCGATACTGAAACGATAAAATCTTCCGGTATCTACAATCCGGGTATGGTGGAGGGGCTCATTAAGAAA belongs to Desulfomonilia bacterium and includes:
- the asnB gene encoding asparagine synthase (glutamine-hydrolyzing); its protein translation is MCGVAGIYKPTGFTIENIERMLSTMNHRGPDEYGTWAGDELMLGHKRLSIIGVSSGRQPLSNNDGSVVVSANGEIFNYIELREELIKKGHVFRTDCDIELIPHLYDEYGLAMFEHMNGQFAFALWDAKNRRLILARDRFGIAPLFYAWKNDSLIFSSEIKAMLPVLGKLSLDYMGLSQVFTFWNTVAPRTVFEGVSQLRPGEFMVVDSSGVKKQIYWDLEFPDASEHDIRDEKKAIDGIRELLDYSALIRLRADVPVGAYLSGGLDSSILCLLVRKHAQHMETFSVSFADSAYDEAPFQEMMGRALGTNHHVERIGYPDIGNVFEDVIWHAETPVLRSAPAPMHRLSGLTRNHGIKVVLTGEGSDELFGGYDIFKENRIRRFWSKFPDSKLRPQLLFRLYPYSPVQMKRSGAMLISFYKKDIAETSHFGYSHLPTWRNTAGIQSYFTDEVRYALLDYSPVDELEALIPDNFYRWHPLNQAQYLEIKLLLAGYLLCSQGERMTMAHSVEGRYPFLDHNVAEFANRIDPKLKLKGLTEKYILKKAFMDELPREIFMRTKQPYGAPNKEGFFADGKPRENVAQYLDTETIKSSGIYNPGMVEGLIKKCAESSRLGFRDNSAFVGIISTQILLDKFC
- a CDS encoding transketolase; amino-acid sequence: MPLTKEEIKGLGKKAWDIRKLIVETTFTCGGSHLGGSLSQTDVLVALYWKYMNIDPSNPAWEDRDRFILSKGHGGVGWAAVLGEKGYFDKDLLKNFNKTGSPFGMHLDSLKVKGCDASTGSLGHGLAIAVGLAIGAKMKKKSYRTYCMVGDGELCEGTNWEAAIIATHHKLDNLTLFVDRNKFMIDGPTEDITSLEPIDAKFQAFGWETITIDGHDFAQIGDAIEKAQANKGKPTVIICNTIKGKGVELFENKSQWHYGGINSDLKEQALACLDKFYCEL
- a CDS encoding transketolase C-terminal domain-containing protein, which translates into the protein MAEGMSWSVTDGDKLTQAEIYGEVLAQLGDKYSNIVAITADLASSTKIGRFGKKFPAQFINVGIAENTMFGMAAGLAQSGMLPVVSTMAAFASLRSAEQVRTDICYQKLNVKIIATHAGISFGQAGSTHHCTEDLAVMRSFPNMTVIAPADGFETGNAVVAAMEIDGPVYIRIGRGFEPPVYKTQDYDYKIGKAIKMRDGKDITLIACGVGVLQSMRAAEVLKSQGLEARVINMHTIKPIDKDAILEAVTETRRIITVEDHSIMGGLGSAVAEVIVESGKACAFKRLGVPDVFAIVGYPEDLYHYYKFDADGIVETVGALLKMEIEEDENWEDEA